A DNA window from Iodobacter ciconiae contains the following coding sequences:
- a CDS encoding ABC transporter substrate-binding protein — MLKLSKPALLAALVSLSLAAGASDMKSVAVTAIVDHPALDAARKGVEDELKAAGFEPGKQIKYQFQSAQGNTATAAQIARKFVGDQPDVIVAIATPSAQAVVAATRTIPVVFTAVTDPVAAKLVKSWKTGNDNVTGVSDMLQLSPQIDLILKVKPTAKRIGMVYSPGEVNSTIVAKELKAELVKRGMTLVEAPAARTVDISTAAKSLVGKVDAIYTNTDNNVVSSYESLVGVAQQAQIPLVSGDASLVKRGAVAAMGMSYYDLGRQTGKMVVRILKGEKAGDIAPEVGAKQELMVNAAAAKKQGVTLSAELLKEAKEVVK; from the coding sequence ATGCTTAAACTATCTAAACCTGCTCTTTTGGCCGCACTGGTCAGTTTGTCGCTGGCAGCTGGTGCCAGTGATATGAAGTCGGTGGCCGTAACGGCAATTGTGGATCACCCTGCACTGGATGCTGCACGCAAAGGGGTGGAGGATGAATTAAAAGCGGCGGGTTTTGAGCCGGGCAAGCAAATTAAATATCAATTTCAAAGTGCGCAGGGTAATACCGCAACTGCCGCTCAAATTGCGCGCAAATTTGTTGGCGATCAGCCTGATGTGATTGTGGCAATTGCTACGCCAAGTGCACAGGCTGTGGTGGCTGCAACGCGTACAATTCCGGTGGTGTTTACGGCGGTGACTGATCCGGTGGCGGCTAAGCTGGTGAAAAGCTGGAAGACAGGCAACGATAATGTAACCGGCGTATCCGATATGCTGCAGTTATCCCCTCAGATCGATTTAATTCTTAAAGTAAAACCCACTGCCAAGCGCATCGGCATGGTGTATAGCCCGGGTGAAGTAAATTCAACCATTGTGGCCAAAGAATTAAAAGCGGAGCTGGTTAAACGCGGTATGACGCTGGTGGAAGCGCCTGCAGCGCGCACGGTGGATATCTCGACAGCGGCTAAAAGCCTGGTTGGCAAGGTCGATGCGATTTACACCAATACTGATAATAACGTGGTGTCCAGCTACGAATCCTTAGTGGGCGTGGCACAACAGGCACAGATTCCTTTGGTTTCAGGTGATGCCAGCCTGGTAAAACGGGGGGCTGTGGCCGCGATGGGGATGAGCTATTACGACCTGGGCCGTCAGACCGGCAAGATGGTGGTGCGTATCCTGAAAGGTGAAAAAGCCGGCGATATCGCGCCTGAAGTGGGGGCTAAGCAAGAACTGATGGTCAATGCCGCTGCAGCCAAAAAACAAGGTGTAACGCTGTCTGCAGAGTTGCTAAAAGAAGCTAAAGAAGTGGTGAAGTAA
- a CDS encoding ABC transporter permease has protein sequence MTPIALMGALEIGLIFALVALGVLISFRLLNFPDLTADGSFPLGGAVAATLITGGHDPWLACAMAVLAGAASGWLTAWLNVRLNILQLLASILVMIGLYSINLRIMGAPNLPLIGSSSIFTPFIGEQLDRGWQVQPAVLAVIIVLVKLGMDFFFASQAGLAMRATGANPRMARAQGIATNKMILVGMALSNALIAFAGALYVQTQGGADVSMGVGTIVVGLAAVIIGETLLPSRNLWVITLATVLGALLYRLLIALALNADFIGLKAQDLNLITAVLVGFALVLPKVKAKLFRKKGKWS, from the coding sequence ATGACTCCCATTGCCTTGATGGGCGCATTGGAAATTGGTTTGATCTTTGCGCTGGTGGCGCTTGGGGTGCTGATTTCTTTTCGCCTGCTCAATTTCCCAGATTTAACTGCAGATGGCAGCTTCCCCCTTGGTGGTGCGGTGGCGGCAACATTAATCACTGGCGGGCATGATCCTTGGCTTGCCTGTGCAATGGCGGTGCTGGCAGGGGCAGCTTCGGGCTGGCTGACAGCATGGTTGAATGTGCGGCTGAATATTTTGCAGCTTTTGGCCAGTATTTTGGTGATGATTGGTCTGTATTCAATTAATTTACGCATTATGGGCGCGCCTAATTTGCCGCTGATTGGCTCTTCTTCAATATTTACCCCTTTTATTGGTGAGCAGTTAGACAGAGGCTGGCAGGTGCAACCCGCGGTGCTGGCGGTGATTATTGTGCTGGTTAAGCTAGGCATGGATTTCTTTTTTGCTTCGCAAGCAGGGCTGGCGATGCGCGCTACCGGAGCCAATCCCCGTATGGCACGGGCTCAGGGGATTGCCACCAACAAGATGATTTTAGTGGGCATGGCGCTTTCTAACGCTCTCATTGCTTTTGCAGGTGCGCTCTATGTGCAAACGCAGGGCGGGGCAGATGTGTCGATGGGCGTAGGCACGATTGTGGTGGGCCTTGCTGCGGTGATTATTGGCGAGACACTCTTGCCATCGCGCAATCTGTGGGTGATTACGCTGGCAACGGTGCTGGGGGCTTTGCTTTATCGCCTGCTGATCGCACTGGCGCTTAATGCCGATTTTATTGGTTTAAAAGCGCAGGACTTAAACTTAATTACCGCCGTTCTGGTGGGATTTGCCCTGGTGCTGCCAAAGGTAAAAGCCAAGCTTTTTCGTAAGAAGGGGAAATGGTCATGA
- a CDS encoding ABC transporter ATP-binding protein — protein sequence MMEVRDLYKTFNPGTPIENLVLRGLSLTIESGQFMTVIGSNGAGKSTFLNAISGDLRMDSGSIHIDGQDVTRLSAWQRAGMVARVFQDPMAGTCEGLSIEENMALAWQRGKKRGFGRAVKNEQRAIFRDKLATLELGLENRLGDRMDLLSGGQRQAVSLLMASLQPSRLLLLDEHTAALDPKTAAFVLQLTDRIVKENNLTALMVTHSMRQALDHGHRTVMLHQGQVVLDVEGDKRHTMEVGDLLAMFEKNRGEKIDDDALLLGSVEV from the coding sequence ATGATGGAAGTCCGTGATTTATATAAAACCTTTAACCCCGGTACGCCGATTGAAAATCTGGTTTTGCGTGGTTTATCACTCACCATCGAATCCGGCCAGTTTATGACCGTGATTGGCAGCAATGGCGCGGGCAAATCAACTTTTCTGAATGCGATTTCCGGTGATCTGCGAATGGATAGCGGCAGCATTCATATCGATGGACAGGATGTTACCCGGCTTTCTGCATGGCAGAGAGCGGGCATGGTGGCGCGGGTGTTTCAGGATCCGATGGCAGGCACCTGTGAAGGCTTGAGCATCGAAGAAAACATGGCCCTTGCCTGGCAACGCGGTAAAAAGCGCGGTTTTGGCCGGGCGGTTAAAAACGAGCAGCGGGCGATTTTCCGCGATAAGCTGGCTACCCTGGAGCTGGGTCTGGAAAACCGGTTAGGGGACAGGATGGATTTACTCTCTGGCGGGCAAAGGCAGGCGGTGAGCCTGTTGATGGCCTCCTTGCAGCCATCGCGTTTGCTGCTGCTGGATGAGCATACCGCCGCGCTGGATCCTAAAACCGCCGCTTTTGTGCTGCAGCTGACTGATCGGATCGTCAAAGAAAACAACTTGACCGCACTGATGGTGACGCACTCCATGCGCCAGGCGCTGGATCATGGCCATCGCACCGTTATGCTGCATCAGGGGCAGGTGGTGCTGGACGTGGAAGGGGATAAGCGCCACACCATGGAAGTGGGTGATTTGCTGGCGATGTTTGAAAAAAATCGCGGTGAAAAAATTGATGATGATGCTTTGTTATTAGGGTCTGTTGAGGTTTGA
- a CDS encoding T6SS immunity protein Tli4 family protein, whose protein sequence is MLIASISLLALAANSYAAEQTMFEKTKTYCFGRYLVNVPNEAELKNEGNGYLSSSGIKTLKTTKADINKLITLKEFELTNEKDKKDYILSESQFKNNDQQRMIISSATRYGSTAYGIDTFKYLDQGYAATTSDRSYGAQYIKSVITEFEDYLNQVRYRPQNEIPKEPGFCFENGFVANDGKTQQVEAASLYFVLKNHPYVKIRIESNVYFKQEQSLLERIHASGIIKKIGQKLKYNKEGKRNINGLNGEEALTALPSDDETGIAHIFTWETLGEIGNPLLPSINLEIKTGESGGGQTLPSTLSNQEAMALYEAIVKTIRIRPSN, encoded by the coding sequence ATGCTTATTGCATCTATATCCCTACTTGCTCTGGCTGCAAACTCCTATGCAGCGGAGCAAACCATGTTTGAGAAAACAAAAACCTACTGTTTTGGGCGTTATTTGGTTAATGTACCCAATGAAGCCGAACTTAAAAATGAAGGAAATGGTTATTTATCAAGCTCAGGAATTAAAACATTAAAAACAACAAAGGCAGATATTAATAAATTAATCACCTTGAAAGAATTTGAATTAACAAATGAAAAAGATAAAAAAGACTATATTTTATCAGAATCACAATTTAAAAATAATGATCAGCAAAGAATGATAATTTCTTCGGCCACCCGATATGGAAGCACTGCTTATGGCATAGATACTTTTAAGTATTTGGATCAAGGCTATGCGGCTACAACATCAGATCGATCATATGGTGCCCAATATATTAAATCTGTAATCACTGAGTTTGAAGACTACCTTAACCAAGTCCGCTACCGCCCCCAAAATGAAATACCTAAAGAGCCAGGTTTTTGTTTTGAAAATGGCTTTGTGGCTAATGATGGAAAAACACAGCAAGTAGAAGCTGCAAGCCTTTATTTTGTTTTAAAGAATCATCCCTACGTTAAAATACGTATAGAAAGCAATGTTTATTTCAAGCAAGAGCAGTCCTTACTGGAAAGAATCCATGCATCAGGCATTATAAAAAAGATTGGGCAGAAACTAAAATATAATAAAGAAGGAAAACGCAATATTAATGGTCTAAATGGTGAAGAAGCACTTACTGCTCTGCCTTCTGATGATGAAACAGGTATTGCCCATATATTCACCTGGGAAACTTTAGGTGAGATTGGAAACCCATTATTGCCTTCAATTAACCTGGAAATTAAAACCGGCGAATCAGGTGGAGGTCAAACCTTGCCATCCACACTGAGCAATCAAGAAGCAATGGCACTTTACGAAGCAATTGTTAAAACTATCCGCATCCGCCCAAGTAATTAA
- a CDS encoding T6SS immunity protein Tli4 family protein — MKKRSLQKATIVITSLFALIANTYAAEQAMFERTKTYCFGRYLVDMPNEAELAGEGNSYKELQIKSKKMSSELFEKTIKEQEGILKNEKNTRSYKYVETRFAGNKNQRMIVSSRFAFNDKAFGIDTYKRTTNGYSFITSDRSFDDVRINDILNGYEQYLNQVRYRPQNEIPKEPGFCFENGFVANDGKTQQVEAASLYFVLKNHPYVKIRIESNVYFKQEQSLLERIHASGIIKKIGQKLKYNKEGKRNINGLNGEEALTALPSDDETGIAHIFTWETLGEIGNPLLPSINLEIKTGESGGGQTLPSTLSNQEAMALYEAIVKTIRIRPSN; from the coding sequence ATGAAAAAACGATCATTACAAAAAGCCACCATCGTTATTACCAGCTTATTTGCATTAATAGCAAATACTTATGCAGCGGAGCAAGCCATGTTTGAAAGAACAAAAACCTATTGTTTTGGTCGTTATTTAGTTGATATGCCTAATGAAGCAGAATTAGCAGGAGAGGGGAATAGTTATAAAGAGTTACAAATTAAATCAAAAAAAATGAGCAGTGAACTATTTGAAAAAACAATAAAAGAGCAAGAGGGTATTTTAAAAAATGAAAAGAACACTAGATCATACAAATATGTTGAAACTCGTTTTGCAGGAAATAAAAATCAAAGAATGATTGTTTCATCAAGATTTGCTTTTAATGACAAAGCATTTGGTATAGACACCTACAAAAGAACCACCAACGGATATTCATTTATAACATCAGATCGATCATTTGACGATGTTAGAATTAATGACATATTAAATGGCTATGAACAATATCTTAACCAAGTCCGCTACCGCCCCCAAAATGAAATACCTAAAGAGCCAGGTTTTTGTTTTGAAAATGGCTTTGTGGCTAATGATGGAAAAACACAGCAAGTAGAAGCTGCAAGCCTTTATTTTGTTTTAAAAAACCACCCCTACGTTAAAATACGTATAGAAAGCAATGTTTATTTCAAGCAAGAGCAGTCTTTGCTGGAAAGAATCCATGCATCAGGCATTATAAAAAAGATTGGACAGAAACTAAAATATAATAAAGAAGGAAAACGCAATATTAATGGTCTAAATGGTGAAGAAGCACTTACTGCTCTGCCTTCTGATGATGAAACAGGTATTGCCCATATATTCACCTGGGAAACTTTAGGTGAGATTGGAAACCCATTATTGCCTTCAATTAACCTGGAAATTAAAACCGGCGAATCAGGTGGAGGTCAAACCTTGCCATCCACACTGAGCAATCAAGAAGCAATGGCACTTTACGAAGCAATTGTTAAAACTATCCGAATCCGCCCAAGCAATTAA
- a CDS encoding esterase/lipase family protein — protein MADRERAVDSKAVRRLPLEFDDRGEPMFSSVKSPEDFKLSALVIRPPHTVIPIIFVPGIMGTNIRMSASKEISWMPPNGILKGLGEAISRSRQSPAKRQLQFDPNKTEVNPDGPCNIPRNFFMLTEKEAKKRGWGALHADSYHETLQQLEISLNEQYSKPGRSKEDGNHLLEEIGLLTQLGAADSSSTDKPDYKKAAAKAAAAWGETPPALSPAEVDKLDDYYYPVWACGYNWLQSNKVSGEHLLKRINEVIKFYNDSQYFECSKVILLTHSMGGFVARSAAQQDPSKILGVVHGVQPVGGAPVVYRRFRAGTEVDGFFDIAGAAAAVIIGWSATEITPALSCAPGPLELLPNSAYPKGWLKIIQKTGSEERIIKQLPESDPYEEIYSKTTDDCWWGMVDPSLIDPAGAIKSAKSKTPLKAHKDALIIAANFHETVGLSAHPKTYGYYGIDDNKFLTFGNISWDSKNKISTENESVLLAAKDQWRNTTGKADVALDAKNTLHFKLRNERDQGGDGTVPLVSGAALEKLIPAPQMVFKMKGFDHQNSYKNRFAMQSTIYSIAKLVQLAEPATP, from the coding sequence ATGGCAGATCGAGAAAGAGCAGTTGATTCTAAGGCGGTACGTCGTTTGCCCCTTGAGTTTGATGATCGGGGTGAGCCAATGTTCAGCTCTGTTAAAAGCCCTGAAGATTTCAAGCTTAGTGCCCTGGTCATTCGCCCCCCGCACACCGTTATTCCTATCATTTTTGTGCCGGGAATTATGGGAACCAATATACGGATGAGTGCAAGTAAAGAAATATCATGGATGCCACCTAATGGCATATTGAAAGGGCTTGGAGAAGCGATATCAAGAAGTAGGCAGAGTCCCGCAAAACGACAACTGCAATTTGACCCGAACAAAACAGAGGTCAACCCGGATGGACCATGTAATATCCCCCGCAATTTTTTTATGCTCACCGAAAAAGAAGCTAAAAAACGGGGCTGGGGGGCGCTACACGCAGATAGCTATCATGAAACACTACAGCAATTAGAAATCAGCCTGAACGAGCAATATAGCAAGCCGGGCCGCAGCAAAGAAGATGGTAATCATTTGCTGGAAGAAATTGGCCTTTTAACCCAGCTTGGCGCAGCCGATAGCTCCTCTACAGACAAACCGGATTATAAAAAAGCCGCTGCCAAAGCCGCTGCTGCATGGGGTGAAACCCCTCCTGCACTTAGCCCTGCAGAAGTAGATAAATTAGACGATTATTACTACCCCGTATGGGCATGTGGCTATAACTGGCTGCAAAGCAATAAGGTATCTGGCGAGCATTTGCTCAAGCGTATTAATGAAGTTATTAAATTTTATAATGACAGCCAGTACTTCGAGTGCAGCAAAGTCATATTGCTGACCCATTCAATGGGCGGCTTTGTTGCCCGTAGTGCTGCGCAGCAAGATCCCAGCAAAATTTTGGGTGTTGTGCACGGCGTGCAGCCCGTTGGCGGTGCGCCCGTGGTTTACCGGCGTTTTAGGGCGGGTACTGAAGTAGATGGTTTTTTTGATATTGCAGGCGCTGCTGCCGCTGTAATTATTGGCTGGAGCGCTACCGAAATCACCCCCGCCCTCTCTTGCGCTCCTGGCCCGTTAGAGCTGCTACCCAATAGTGCCTACCCGAAAGGCTGGTTGAAAATAATTCAAAAAACTGGCAGTGAAGAAAGAATCATAAAGCAGCTGCCCGAATCAGATCCCTATGAAGAAATCTATAGCAAAACCACGGACGATTGCTGGTGGGGGATGGTCGATCCATCGTTAATTGACCCAGCGGGGGCAATTAAATCAGCCAAGAGTAAAACGCCCCTCAAAGCACATAAAGATGCATTGATCATAGCAGCTAATTTTCACGAAACAGTAGGCCTTTCTGCTCACCCTAAAACATATGGATACTATGGCATTGATGATAATAAGTTTCTAACATTCGGCAATATCAGCTGGGATAGCAAAAACAAAATATCTACTGAAAATGAATCTGTGCTACTTGCAGCAAAAGACCAATGGCGCAATACCACAGGTAAAGCAGATGTAGCCCTTGATGCTAAAAACACCCTGCATTTTAAATTAAGAAATGAGAGAGACCAGGGCGGCGATGGCACAGTGCCTTTAGTCTCAGGCGCGGCTCTGGAAAAATTAATTCCTGCTCCGCAAATGGTTTTCAAGATGAAAGGCTTTGATCATCAGAATAGTTATAAAAATCGATTTGCAATGCAATCTACAATATACAGTATCGCCAAGTTGGTTCAGCTTGCGGAGCCTGCCACACCATGA
- a CDS encoding type VI secretion system Vgr family protein, whose translation MRPDQLLASFAAAFNQDQRLISLQIGDGAVWGDQLLPQQVTGEEGLNRPFLYSINCLSADVALELKSLLGLPVVLSITDARGGVIERCGVVSQAQLLGSDGGFAKYKLTVEPPFALLRYRRTSRVFQDLSVPDLIKQVLAEHQDKNPVFASVQTLDFKLSGNYPLQSYTTQKNESDYAFLCRIMQREGLSWRFAHLAGDSPQVQLVIFDDAYAIPEASDSHVRFHRADSTETDDALTDWTTQRQLGSSSVALASFDYKAVKTNQSFDDSSVDQGEGGQQIQSSFEDYGSLSHYYANNSEDLSHYAQLRQQSHDLVKKSFSGSGTLRSLQAGQWFRLEDHPAHEWDAAEKREFVVTELKFTANNNLPVDLTQQLLMIAPGLLVGSNPADAAENAPYQADFTAQRRGQALTPRYDESSKPSSFGMQTATVVGPAGSEVHTDELGRIKIQFSWQRENEHPDFGANLDDKSSCWVRVAYPSAGASWGHQFIPRIGQEVLVGYLDNDIDRPIVTGVVYNGSHGVPDFSGAGSLPANKTLSGIKTKEHQGGQYNELLFDDTPQEVRAKLSSETGKTQLNQGFLTHPRKDGKAEPRGSGFELRTDLAGAIRGAQGLLLTAHDQPGAKGAQLERDELISQLEQALAIAQQLAKQAETHEADNTDTKQEEQLLGDLKKWHAGSNTDKEGQGGGKGIVAMTAPAGIAISSQSAISIVSGANHDQIAAKDSNHSIGQKLRFRIGESLSIFVQQMGMKLIAAAGKIHIQAQSDQMEIGASKRLHLYSLEEILLEAPKITLRTQGTDIALGAGNIITQASGSHTQKASQHNMEGPGNGSPQLPSMPKSENKTDEQFSIVSRSGKAITEVKHEIHSDAGKLLESGSTDAKGATSRLKGKAIESINLKLTRKK comes from the coding sequence ATGCGCCCCGACCAGCTCCTTGCCTCTTTCGCCGCTGCCTTTAATCAGGATCAGCGATTGATCTCATTGCAAATTGGCGATGGTGCCGTATGGGGAGATCAGCTGCTGCCCCAGCAGGTAACGGGGGAGGAAGGGCTAAACCGGCCCTTTCTTTACAGTATTAATTGCTTGTCCGCAGACGTGGCTTTAGAGCTTAAATCCTTACTGGGCTTACCGGTTGTACTGTCAATTACCGATGCTCGGGGGGGAGTAATAGAGCGCTGTGGGGTGGTTTCCCAGGCACAATTATTGGGCTCTGATGGGGGCTTTGCCAAATACAAGCTCACTGTTGAGCCGCCCTTTGCCCTGCTTAGATACCGGCGCACTTCTCGCGTTTTTCAGGATTTATCTGTACCAGATTTGATTAAACAGGTTCTGGCCGAACATCAGGACAAAAACCCCGTCTTTGCCTCAGTACAAACGCTGGATTTCAAACTGTCCGGCAATTACCCTCTCCAATCTTATACCACCCAGAAAAATGAATCTGATTATGCGTTTCTATGCAGAATCATGCAGCGTGAAGGCTTATCCTGGCGCTTTGCCCATTTAGCCGGTGATTCACCGCAAGTACAACTGGTGATTTTTGATGACGCTTACGCTATCCCCGAGGCTAGTGATTCGCACGTCAGGTTCCACAGGGCCGACTCCACAGAGACAGATGATGCACTCACTGACTGGACCACCCAGCGTCAGCTGGGAAGCAGTAGCGTAGCCTTAGCCAGCTTTGATTATAAGGCCGTTAAGACCAACCAAAGCTTTGATGACAGCTCAGTTGATCAGGGTGAAGGCGGCCAGCAAATTCAGTCGAGCTTTGAAGATTACGGCTCACTCTCGCACTACTATGCGAATAATTCTGAAGACCTTAGCCACTACGCACAGCTACGCCAGCAATCACACGATCTGGTTAAAAAGTCTTTTAGCGGCTCTGGCACATTGCGATCTTTGCAGGCAGGCCAGTGGTTTCGCCTGGAAGATCACCCCGCCCACGAGTGGGATGCCGCTGAAAAGCGTGAGTTTGTAGTAACCGAGCTTAAATTTACGGCCAATAATAATTTGCCTGTTGATCTGACCCAGCAACTGCTGATGATTGCACCGGGCCTGTTGGTGGGTTCAAATCCAGCAGATGCAGCAGAAAATGCACCTTATCAGGCGGACTTTACCGCCCAGCGCCGGGGCCAGGCGCTCACCCCTCGCTATGACGAAAGCAGCAAACCCAGCAGTTTTGGGATGCAAACAGCTACCGTGGTCGGCCCTGCCGGATCAGAAGTGCATACCGATGAGCTTGGCCGGATCAAGATCCAGTTTTCATGGCAGCGAGAAAATGAGCACCCTGATTTCGGTGCAAATCTGGATGATAAATCCTCCTGTTGGGTGCGCGTGGCTTACCCGTCTGCGGGTGCAAGCTGGGGCCATCAGTTTATCCCCAGAATCGGCCAGGAAGTTTTAGTTGGCTATCTGGATAACGATATCGACCGGCCTATTGTGACAGGCGTGGTTTATAACGGTAGCCACGGTGTGCCTGATTTTAGCGGGGCTGGTTCTCTGCCTGCGAATAAAACACTCTCGGGGATTAAAACCAAGGAGCATCAAGGCGGGCAATACAATGAATTACTGTTTGATGACACCCCACAGGAAGTACGCGCCAAGCTATCAAGTGAAACCGGTAAAACCCAGCTAAACCAGGGTTTTCTGACGCATCCCCGTAAAGATGGCAAAGCAGAGCCGCGCGGCAGTGGCTTTGAGCTTAGAACAGACTTGGCAGGCGCGATCAGAGGCGCACAAGGCTTACTACTCACCGCACATGATCAGCCCGGCGCAAAGGGCGCTCAACTGGAACGAGACGAGTTAATCTCCCAGCTAGAGCAAGCCCTTGCTATTGCTCAGCAGCTGGCCAAGCAAGCAGAAACACATGAGGCTGATAACACCGATACCAAGCAAGAAGAGCAACTATTGGGCGATTTGAAAAAATGGCACGCAGGCAGCAATACAGATAAGGAAGGCCAAGGAGGCGGTAAAGGCATCGTGGCAATGACGGCTCCCGCTGGCATTGCCATATCTTCCCAATCAGCGATCAGCATTGTATCCGGGGCTAACCATGACCAGATTGCGGCAAAAGACAGCAACCACAGCATCGGGCAAAAACTACGTTTTCGTATCGGGGAATCCCTGTCAATTTTTGTTCAGCAAATGGGTATGAAGCTGATTGCGGCAGCAGGAAAAATCCATATTCAGGCACAAAGTGATCAGATGGAAATCGGCGCGTCCAAGCGTTTACACCTTTACTCCCTGGAAGAGATTTTGCTGGAAGCCCCAAAGATTACCTTGCGCACCCAGGGCACCGATATTGCACTTGGAGCTGGCAATATCATCACCCAAGCATCAGGAAGCCACACTCAAAAAGCCAGCCAGCACAATATGGAAGGCCCCGGCAATGGCAGCCCTCAGCTACCCTCGATGCCCAAAAGTGAAAACAAAACAGATGAGCAATTTTCAATCGTCAGCCGCTCTGGCAAAGCCATCACCGAAGTAAAGCACGAAATACACAGTGATGCGGGCAAGTTATTAGAAAGTGGCAGCACAGATGCCAAAGGGGCAACCAGCCGCCTGAAGGGCAAAGCGATTGAGTCGATCAACCTTAAACTCACACGGAAAAAATAA
- a CDS encoding DUF1289 domain-containing protein, whose amino-acid sequence MTEAIPSPCIQQCKLDDTQTCTGCRRTIDEISLWSKATETEKTAIWQRLLALPLIMKSKQCQRCGAKFSCGSGGQQGGCWCMDLPPVLSPASITGDCFCPTCLNQQMTERKPC is encoded by the coding sequence ATGACCGAAGCCATTCCCTCACCTTGCATTCAGCAGTGCAAACTGGATGACACTCAAACCTGCACCGGTTGCCGCCGCACAATTGATGAAATCAGCCTCTGGTCTAAAGCAACAGAAACAGAAAAAACCGCCATCTGGCAACGCTTACTGGCCCTGCCCTTAATTATGAAAAGCAAGCAATGCCAGCGCTGTGGCGCAAAATTCAGCTGTGGCAGTGGCGGTCAACAGGGCGGATGCTGGTGCATGGATCTCCCACCCGTTTTGTCGCCTGCCAGCATAACAGGTGATTGCTTCTGCCCCACATGCCTTAACCAGCAAATGACAGAGCGCAAGCCGTGCTAA
- the bluB gene encoding 5,6-dimethylbenzimidazole synthase produces MPNLHRFLESEIESLTRLMNQRRDIRQFKSGPLPEGLMPRLIEAAQMAPSVGFMQPWRFLHITDSALRKQMHVLVDTERERTSAALPSRQQEFMKLKVHGLAECAEVLVVALMDGREKHIFGRRTLPEMDLASASCAIQNMWLLARAEGIGMGWVSIFEPADLAKLLKMPEGAKPIAILCLGQVEEFPEKPTLERLGWGCRLEQEQIFFENSWPAGDHSTPSSY; encoded by the coding sequence ATGCCCAACTTACATCGTTTTTTAGAAAGCGAAATCGAAAGCCTGACCCGGCTAATGAACCAGCGGCGCGATATTCGTCAGTTTAAAAGCGGCCCTCTGCCAGAAGGACTGATGCCCCGCTTAATTGAAGCGGCACAAATGGCCCCTTCGGTGGGCTTTATGCAGCCCTGGCGCTTTTTACATATCACCGATAGCGCATTACGTAAGCAGATGCATGTCTTGGTAGATACCGAACGCGAGCGTACCTCGGCGGCGCTGCCAAGCCGCCAGCAAGAATTTATGAAGCTAAAAGTACATGGCCTGGCAGAATGCGCCGAAGTATTGGTCGTCGCTTTAATGGATGGGCGCGAGAAACATATTTTTGGTCGCCGCACCCTGCCCGAAATGGATTTAGCCTCTGCATCCTGCGCCATCCAAAATATGTGGCTGCTGGCCCGCGCCGAAGGAATTGGTATGGGCTGGGTATCGATTTTTGAGCCTGCTGATCTGGCCAAGCTGTTAAAGATGCCGGAAGGCGCAAAGCCCATTGCCATTCTTTGTCTGGGGCAAGTTGAAGAATTTCCTGAAAAACCCACACTGGAGCGCCTGGGCTGGGGCTGCCGGTTGGAGCAAGAGCAGATCTTTTTTGAAAATAGCTGGCCAGCTGGCGATCACAGCACCCCAAGCAGCTATTAA